The Streptomyces kanamyceticus genome window below encodes:
- a CDS encoding MFS transporter codes for MTLNASDASPNHAVPAARAAIAARFERLPLCRWHVTVRLIVGAVTFFEAFDQLLIAYALPELRHEFHLSTSGATLLLTMGSIGMLIGALLSGRLADRVGRVKVIAICVAVSSAANLALAAAPSLDLFMGLRFVQGLAIGGEVPVAATFIAEITRSHRRGRFVLLYELVFPAGLTVGALVAAWVVPMLGWRWMYAIAALPGLLCILVQRKVPESPRWLADHGRTAEAAEVMTGIEREVERITGKPLPPVPDAVPEPVPTANASANAKATDTSGLRGLFTGRYRRRTLVIGVLWFTGYFVNYGITSWLPTIYQNRYDLSLSDALLYSTVTSCAGLLGCLVAALTVDTAGRRRVITGCLGGAAAMLLVLAFLGARTPVEVLIWTSLAAVFFFGSNICLYLYTPELFPTRMRALGSSVGGAMNRLGVILGPIVVGAVYADGSVSTVFVMLGAVAVVGAVVAALGAEETAGRRLEEVSP; via the coding sequence ATGACGCTCAACGCTTCAGACGCCTCGCCGAACCACGCCGTCCCGGCCGCGCGCGCCGCGATCGCCGCCCGCTTCGAACGGCTGCCGCTGTGCCGCTGGCACGTCACCGTCCGCCTCATCGTCGGCGCCGTCACCTTCTTCGAGGCCTTCGACCAGCTCCTGATCGCCTACGCCCTGCCCGAGCTGCGCCACGAGTTCCACCTCAGCACCTCGGGGGCCACCCTGCTGCTGACCATGGGCTCGATCGGCATGCTGATCGGCGCCCTGCTCTCCGGGCGGCTCGCCGACCGCGTCGGCCGGGTCAAGGTGATCGCGATCTGCGTCGCGGTCTCCAGCGCCGCGAACCTCGCCCTGGCCGCGGCCCCGTCCCTGGACCTCTTCATGGGCCTGCGCTTCGTCCAGGGCCTGGCCATCGGCGGCGAGGTCCCGGTGGCCGCCACCTTCATCGCCGAGATCACCCGCAGCCACCGGCGCGGCCGCTTCGTGCTCCTGTACGAACTGGTCTTCCCGGCGGGACTCACCGTCGGCGCCCTCGTCGCCGCCTGGGTGGTGCCGATGCTCGGCTGGCGCTGGATGTACGCCATCGCCGCACTGCCGGGGCTGCTCTGCATCCTCGTACAGCGCAAGGTCCCCGAGTCGCCGCGCTGGCTCGCCGACCACGGCAGGACGGCCGAGGCCGCCGAGGTGATGACCGGCATCGAGAGGGAGGTCGAGCGCATCACGGGGAAGCCGCTGCCGCCGGTGCCCGACGCGGTGCCCGAGCCGGTGCCGACCGCCAACGCCAGCGCCAACGCCAAGGCCACCGACACCAGCGGCCTGCGCGGCCTGTTCACCGGCCGCTACCGCCGCCGCACCCTCGTCATCGGCGTCCTCTGGTTCACCGGCTACTTCGTCAACTACGGCATCACGTCCTGGCTGCCGACGATCTACCAGAACCGTTACGACCTGTCCCTCTCGGACGCGCTCCTCTACTCCACCGTCACGTCCTGCGCGGGCCTGCTCGGCTGTCTCGTCGCCGCGCTCACCGTCGACACGGCCGGGCGCAGGCGCGTGATCACCGGCTGTCTCGGCGGGGCCGCGGCGATGCTGCTCGTCCTCGCGTTCCTCGGCGCCCGCACCCCGGTCGAGGTGCTGATCTGGACCTCGCTCGCCGCGGTCTTCTTCTTCGGCTCCAACATCTGCCTGTACCTGTACACGCCCGAGCTGTTCCCCACCCGCATGCGGGCGCTCGGCAGCAGCGTGGGCGGCGCGATGAACCGGCTCGGCGTGATCCTCGGCCCGATCGTGGTGGGCGCGGTCTACGCCGACGGCAGCGTCTCGACCGTGTTCGTGATGCTGGGCGCGGTGGCCGTCGTGGGCGCCGTCGTCGCGGCGCTCGGCGCGGAGGAGACGGCGGGACGGCGCCTGGAGGAGGTGTCCCCGTAG
- a CDS encoding VOC family protein: MSHPPIARLRALRSVELLTPSFAQATDFYEDAWGLEVVESEHSASWLRGTGEEHHALQLTRSERTGLGRLTFSVATPAEIDEAARRLEARGITPVAGPGPLDQVGGGYGLRFTDHEGRLIELSAQTWAVAPRGRAAAVPVGVTHAVLNTTDIDASVAFYTDVLGLRVSDWSEHQMAFLRCNADHHCVAFNQAEWVSLNHVAYEMSSVDHFMRGLGRLRHHGVVPQWGPGRHGPGNNTFSYFTDPTGLVCEYTSEVAQVVEDRWIAKVWRRVPELSDLWGTAGPPSEKIRCHMAGSPEGARA, translated from the coding sequence ATGTCCCATCCCCCGATAGCCCGGCTGCGCGCCCTGCGCTCCGTCGAGCTGCTCACCCCCTCCTTCGCCCAGGCCACCGACTTCTACGAGGACGCCTGGGGCCTTGAGGTCGTCGAGTCCGAGCACAGCGCGAGCTGGCTGCGCGGCACCGGCGAGGAGCACCACGCCCTCCAGCTCACCCGCTCGGAGCGGACGGGCCTCGGCCGTCTCACCTTCTCCGTCGCCACCCCGGCGGAGATCGACGAGGCCGCGCGGCGGCTCGAAGCGCGCGGCATCACCCCGGTGGCGGGTCCTGGCCCGCTCGACCAGGTCGGCGGCGGCTACGGCCTTCGCTTCACCGACCACGAGGGCCGCCTGATCGAACTCTCCGCGCAGACCTGGGCCGTCGCCCCGCGCGGCCGCGCCGCCGCCGTGCCCGTCGGCGTCACGCACGCCGTCCTGAACACCACCGACATCGACGCCTCTGTCGCCTTCTACACCGACGTCCTCGGCCTGCGGGTCTCCGACTGGTCCGAGCACCAGATGGCGTTCCTGCGCTGCAACGCCGACCACCACTGCGTCGCGTTCAACCAGGCCGAGTGGGTCTCCCTCAACCACGTGGCGTACGAGATGAGTTCGGTCGACCACTTCATGCGGGGCCTGGGCCGCCTGCGCCACCACGGGGTCGTCCCGCAGTGGGGTCCTGGACGGCACGGCCCCGGCAACAACACCTTCTCCTACTTCACCGATCCGACCGGTCTCGTGTGCGAGTACACCTCCGAGGTGGCGCAGGTCGTCGAGGACCGCTGGATCGCCAAGGTGTGGCGGCGGGTGCCCGAGCTGTCCGACCTGTGGGGCACGGCGGGCCCGCCGTCCGAGAAGATCCGCTGTCACATGGCCGGTTCGCCGGAAGGGGCACGGGCGTGA
- a CDS encoding ferredoxin reductase — translation MTDTLRTPGGFVPPSRFAVPGRIAVSNRAAATWQRATVLEIRRETPAVSTFRLKVPEWQGHLPGQHLMLRLTAEDGYVAQRHYSIASAPDGSGEIELTLDHVPGGEVSGHLHTVARVGDTVEVRGPLSGFFAWPGDRPALLLGAGSGVVPLMSMVRHHRAAGLDLPLRLVVSARTRQDLIYAAEYAEETTAVLTRAEGRLNAAHLAPFLGAEGQPEGGWEAYVCGSNGFAEHASRLLVAGGQPVDRIRIERFG, via the coding sequence GTGACTGACACCCTTCGAACCCCGGGGGGCTTCGTGCCGCCGAGCCGGTTCGCCGTCCCCGGCCGCATCGCGGTCAGCAACCGCGCCGCCGCCACCTGGCAGCGCGCGACCGTCCTGGAGATCCGCCGGGAGACCCCCGCCGTCTCGACGTTCCGCCTCAAGGTGCCCGAGTGGCAGGGCCACCTGCCGGGCCAGCACCTGATGCTGCGGCTCACCGCCGAGGACGGGTACGTCGCCCAGCGGCACTACTCGATCGCGTCCGCGCCCGACGGCAGCGGGGAGATCGAGCTGACCCTGGACCACGTGCCGGGCGGCGAGGTCTCCGGACACCTGCACACCGTCGCCCGCGTCGGCGACACGGTCGAGGTGCGCGGGCCGCTCTCCGGGTTCTTCGCCTGGCCGGGCGACCGGCCCGCGCTGCTGCTCGGCGCGGGCTCCGGCGTGGTGCCGCTGATGTCGATGGTCCGCCACCACCGGGCCGCCGGGCTCGACCTGCCGCTGCGCCTGGTCGTCTCGGCGCGCACCCGGCAGGACCTGATCTACGCGGCCGAGTACGCCGAGGAGACCACGGCCGTCCTGACCCGCGCCGAGGGCCGCCTGAACGCCGCCCATCTGGCGCCCTTCCTGGGCGCGGAAGGGCAGCCCGAGGGCGGCTGGGAGGCGTACGTCTGCGGCTCCAACGGGTTCGCGGAGCACGCGTCGCGGCTGCTTGTGGCGGGCGGCCAGCCGGTCGACCGGATCAGGATCGAACGCTTCGGCTGA
- a CDS encoding aldehyde dehydrogenase: protein MPRIPADEARIAGRWRRGAGAPVRTVDPATGHVLTTVHAVTVEEVAEAAEAAVRAAADPRWRDLPPHRRAELLHRVGRLIDASAEDLAALQTADTGKTLTETRALVASAAGTFRYTAAALETAEESITPARGDYVTMSAYEPIGVVGAINPWNSPVASDAQKLAPALAGGNAVLLKPAEWTPLVSLALGRLIGRALDELGLPAALLSVLPGRGSTVGDAIVRDPRVGKVTFTGGTATGRTIAHAAAEKLMPLSLELGGKSPTVVLADADVEQALAGVMFGVFSSSGQSCVAGSRLFVARELYAEFVGQLVERTSALRVGPGTDPDTQVAPLVHHEHRDAVAARVDLAREEGARILCGGAVPDGAEYRDGAYYLPTVLEGLPNSARTCQEEIFGPVLVALPFDDEEDLVAQANDSVYGLACGIWTRDHRAAWRIARRVEAGTVWINTYKQFSISTPFGGMKDSGLGREKGRDGIRSHQRQKSLYWGTAETPLPWAN from the coding sequence ATGCCCCGCATCCCGGCCGACGAGGCACGCATCGCGGGCCGGTGGCGACGCGGCGCGGGCGCCCCCGTCCGGACCGTCGACCCGGCCACCGGGCACGTGCTCACCACCGTGCACGCGGTCACCGTCGAAGAGGTCGCGGAGGCGGCCGAGGCCGCGGTCCGCGCCGCGGCCGACCCGCGCTGGCGGGATCTGCCGCCGCACCGGCGCGCCGAACTCCTGCACCGCGTCGGCCGGTTGATCGACGCATCGGCCGAGGACCTCGCCGCGCTGCAGACCGCCGACACCGGCAAGACGCTCACCGAGACCCGCGCCCTGGTGGCCAGCGCCGCGGGCACGTTCCGCTACACAGCGGCCGCCCTGGAGACCGCCGAGGAGTCGATCACGCCCGCGCGCGGCGACTACGTCACGATGAGCGCGTACGAGCCGATCGGCGTGGTCGGCGCGATCAACCCCTGGAACTCCCCCGTCGCCAGCGACGCGCAGAAGCTCGCCCCCGCGCTCGCGGGCGGCAACGCGGTGCTGCTCAAGCCCGCCGAGTGGACCCCGCTCGTCTCCCTCGCGCTCGGCCGCCTGATCGGCCGGGCACTGGACGAACTCGGCCTGCCCGCCGCCCTGTTGTCCGTACTTCCCGGGCGCGGCAGCACCGTCGGCGACGCGATCGTGCGCGATCCGCGGGTCGGCAAGGTCACCTTCACCGGCGGCACGGCGACCGGGCGGACGATCGCGCACGCGGCCGCCGAGAAGCTGATGCCGCTCTCCCTGGAGCTCGGCGGCAAGTCGCCGACGGTCGTCCTCGCCGACGCCGACGTCGAACAGGCCCTGGCCGGGGTGATGTTCGGGGTGTTCTCCTCCAGCGGACAGTCCTGCGTCGCGGGCTCGCGGCTCTTCGTGGCACGCGAGCTGTACGCGGAGTTCGTCGGTCAACTGGTCGAGCGCACCAGCGCGTTGCGGGTCGGCCCCGGCACCGACCCCGACACCCAGGTGGCGCCGCTGGTGCACCACGAGCACCGGGACGCGGTGGCCGCGCGCGTCGACCTGGCGCGCGAGGAGGGCGCGCGGATCCTGTGCGGCGGCGCCGTGCCCGACGGCGCGGAGTACCGGGACGGGGCGTACTACCTGCCCACGGTCCTCGAAGGGCTGCCGAACTCCGCGCGCACCTGCCAGGAGGAGATCTTCGGCCCGGTCCTCGTCGCCCTGCCCTTCGACGACGAGGAGGACCTCGTCGCGCAGGCCAACGACTCCGTCTACGGCCTGGCCTGCGGGATCTGGACCCGCGACCACCGCGCCGCGTGGCGGATCGCGCGCCGGGTCGAGGCGGGCACCGTCTGGATCAACACCTACAAGCAGTTCAGCATCTCCACCCCCTTCGGCGGCATGAAGGACAGCGGCCTCGGCCGCGAGAAGGGCCGCGACGGCATCCGCTCCCACCAGCGCCAGAAGTCCCTGTACTGGGGCACCGCCGAGACCCCGCTGCCCTGGGCCAACTGA
- a CDS encoding amidohydrolase: MYATDLPAQDRGGSMDLLVHGGDVLTVDDAGTVVPDGAVAVRAGRIVEVGPADRLRAAYEAAEEIDARGCLVLPGLINTHTHLAMNLMRGIADDVTLQGFLERVVPREAAILSPETVATGMRAAVAESLRGGVTTALDMFWFHEAAEAAAREAGWRLLTGPTFMDVPGPPDGRPYAERMEWAAGHLKAYVPAPGTRPVLCAHSAYTLNPAQLTEIAALAREHGALLHIHASENAAEVETVVAQHGMRPVELLDSLGVLGPDTLLAHAVDLTDAEIATLARTGTPVAHCPVSNLKLGCGIARVPELLDAGVTVGLGTDGAVSSNTLDLLGAVKIAALVHKAGGDPTAVGAEQAVRMATVESARALGLGDQLGSLEAGKRADLIVLDLDRPHLLPRHDPWSTLAYAAAASDVRDTVVEGRVLMRDRALRTLDEAAVLRDLAVAAAAEAEASTA; the protein is encoded by the coding sequence ATGTACGCCACTGACCTGCCGGCCCAGGACCGGGGCGGCTCCATGGACCTCCTCGTGCACGGCGGCGACGTCCTGACCGTCGACGACGCGGGCACCGTCGTGCCGGACGGCGCCGTCGCCGTCCGCGCGGGCCGGATCGTCGAGGTGGGGCCCGCCGACCGGCTGCGCGCGGCCTACGAGGCGGCCGAGGAGATCGACGCGCGCGGCTGCCTCGTCCTGCCGGGCCTGATCAACACGCACACGCACCTCGCGATGAACCTGATGCGCGGCATCGCCGACGACGTCACGCTCCAGGGCTTCCTGGAGCGGGTCGTGCCGCGCGAGGCCGCGATCCTCTCTCCGGAGACGGTGGCGACCGGCATGCGGGCCGCGGTCGCCGAGTCCCTGCGCGGCGGTGTGACCACCGCGCTCGACATGTTCTGGTTCCACGAGGCCGCCGAGGCCGCGGCCCGCGAGGCCGGGTGGCGGCTCCTCACCGGGCCCACCTTCATGGACGTGCCGGGCCCGCCGGACGGCAGGCCCTACGCCGAGCGCATGGAGTGGGCGGCCGGGCACCTCAAGGCGTACGTCCCCGCGCCCGGCACCCGCCCGGTCCTCTGCGCGCACTCCGCGTACACCCTGAATCCCGCGCAGCTCACCGAGATCGCCGCGCTCGCCAGGGAGCACGGCGCGCTGCTCCACATCCACGCCTCCGAGAACGCGGCCGAGGTCGAGACCGTCGTCGCGCAGCACGGCATGCGCCCCGTGGAGCTGCTCGACTCGCTCGGCGTGCTCGGGCCCGACACTCTGCTCGCGCACGCCGTCGACCTCACGGACGCCGAGATCGCGACCCTGGCCCGCACCGGCACGCCGGTCGCGCACTGCCCGGTCTCCAACCTCAAGCTGGGCTGCGGCATCGCCCGCGTGCCCGAGCTCCTGGACGCGGGCGTCACGGTCGGCCTCGGCACGGACGGCGCGGTGTCCTCCAACACCCTCGATCTGCTCGGCGCGGTGAAGATCGCCGCCCTGGTGCACAAGGCGGGCGGCGACCCGACGGCGGTCGGCGCCGAGCAGGCCGTGCGGATGGCGACCGTCGAGTCGGCGCGGGCCCTCGGCCTCGGCGACCAGCTCGGCTCCCTCGAGGCGGGCAAGCGCGCCGACCTGATCGTGCTCGACCTGGACCGGCCGCATCTGCTGCCCCGGCACGACCCGTGGTCGACGCTCGCGTACGCGGCGGCGGCCTCCGACGTCCGGGACACCGTCGTCGAGGGGCGCGTCCTGATGCGCGACCGCGCGCTGCGCACGCTGGACGAGGCCGCGGTGCTGCGGGACCTGGCCGTCGCGGCGGCCGCCGAGGCGGAGGCGAGCACGGCATGA
- a CDS encoding sulfite oxidase-like oxidoreductase → MSPDTDFAPTRGFTGRARAADRDPRLPPGQYDARDGWPVLSAEVTPELAAADWTFRVDGLVASPRTWTWDEAHALPASEYRGDIHCVTSWSKFGVRFGGASLDSFLAAAGPLPGATHVVAYSHTGYTTNLPLADVTGGKAWIVWEYEEGPLPAEHGGPARLIVPHLYFWKSAKWVAGLRLLDHDEPGFWEQNGYHHRGDPWAEERYSGD, encoded by the coding sequence ATGAGCCCCGACACCGACTTCGCGCCGACCCGCGGCTTCACGGGGCGCGCCCGCGCGGCGGACCGAGACCCGCGGCTGCCGCCGGGGCAGTACGACGCGCGCGACGGCTGGCCCGTGCTGTCCGCCGAGGTGACGCCCGAACTGGCCGCCGCCGACTGGACGTTCCGCGTCGACGGCCTCGTCGCTTCGCCGCGCACCTGGACCTGGGACGAGGCGCACGCGCTGCCCGCGTCCGAGTACCGGGGCGACATCCACTGCGTGACCAGCTGGTCCAAGTTCGGGGTGCGCTTCGGCGGGGCGAGCCTGGACTCGTTCCTGGCCGCCGCGGGCCCGCTGCCCGGCGCCACGCACGTGGTCGCGTACTCCCACACCGGCTACACCACGAACCTGCCGCTCGCCGATGTGACGGGCGGCAAGGCGTGGATCGTGTGGGAGTACGAGGAGGGGCCGCTGCCCGCCGAGCACGGCGGGCCCGCCCGCCTCATCGTCCCGCACCTGTACTTCTGGAAGAGCGCCAAGTGGGTCGCGGGGCTGCGCCTCCTGGACCACGACGAGCCCGGCTTCTGGGAACAGAACGGCTATCACCACCGGGGCGACCCGTGGGCGGAGGAGCGCTACTCCGGTGACTGA
- a CDS encoding phosphorylase family protein, with product MTTSPDTLPITRVPRTGLPARAVVVGDPGRAAAVADLLSDAKEVSYHREYRVFTGSWQGTDVVVASHGVGAPGAILLFQELAEAGVSTLIRLGTAGAIRPGIRDGDLVIADAAVRDDGVTQQLIPAEYPAFSAPEAVLALQRAARAADAPYHRGVVWTRAAFQPGFLPLPGEAYTAAGIAAIEMELSALYVFASTHGLTAGGALVVDGANADELVDTEATGGYDPHRNVVAEGVDRGARITLDALRLLASAER from the coding sequence ATGACGACGTCCCCCGACACCCTGCCCATCACCCGCGTGCCCCGCACCGGACTGCCCGCGCGGGCGGTCGTGGTCGGCGACCCGGGCCGCGCGGCCGCCGTCGCGGACCTCCTCTCCGACGCGAAGGAGGTGTCCTACCACCGCGAGTACCGCGTGTTCACCGGCAGCTGGCAGGGCACCGACGTGGTCGTCGCCTCGCACGGCGTCGGCGCCCCCGGCGCGATCCTGCTCTTCCAGGAGCTCGCGGAGGCGGGAGTCAGCACGCTGATCCGGCTGGGCACCGCGGGCGCGATCCGCCCCGGCATCCGCGACGGCGACCTCGTCATCGCGGACGCGGCGGTGCGCGACGACGGGGTGACGCAGCAACTGATCCCCGCCGAGTACCCGGCGTTCTCGGCCCCCGAGGCGGTCCTCGCGCTGCAGCGCGCGGCGCGGGCCGCCGACGCGCCGTACCACCGCGGTGTGGTCTGGACGCGGGCCGCGTTCCAGCCCGGCTTCCTGCCGCTGCCCGGCGAGGCGTACACGGCGGCGGGCATCGCCGCCATCGAGATGGAGCTCTCCGCGCTGTACGTCTTCGCCTCCACGCACGGCCTGACCGCGGGCGGCGCCCTGGTCGTGGACGGCGCCAACGCCGACGAGCTGGTCGACACGGAGGCGACGGGCGGTTACGACCCGCACCGGAACGTGGTCGCCGAAGGGGTCGACCGGGGCGCCCGGATAACCTTGGACGCGCTGCGCCTGCTGGCCTCGGCCGAGCGCTGA
- a CDS encoding alpha/beta fold hydrolase, with product MSVHLEKAGAKGPLLLCLHGIGSSSAAFAPQLAELSGYARVLAWDAPGYATSPDPAGPLDLDGFADAAADVIRSHGTSAHVLGVSWGGVIALRLAARHPELVDSLVVADSSAGSGTDPAKADGMRRRAAELAELGPREFAERRGPRLLSPDAPPDLVRRVVDTMAASVRLPGYAYAAEAMAAADLRTELPAISAPSLVLCGDQDRVTGVEASQVLAGALHKTAYVIVKDAGHLANQEQPERFNAWVLSHLRITDRLPETAHLPETDRLPEQEFTPCL from the coding sequence GTGAGCGTCCACCTGGAGAAGGCGGGAGCGAAGGGCCCGCTGCTGCTGTGCCTGCACGGCATCGGCTCCTCGTCGGCCGCGTTCGCGCCGCAGCTCGCCGAGCTCTCCGGATACGCGCGGGTCCTCGCCTGGGACGCGCCCGGATACGCCACGTCGCCTGATCCGGCTGGCCCGTTGGACCTGGACGGCTTCGCGGACGCGGCAGCCGACGTGATCCGCTCCCACGGCACGTCGGCGCACGTCCTCGGCGTCTCCTGGGGCGGCGTGATCGCGCTGCGGCTCGCCGCCCGCCACCCGGAGCTCGTCGACTCGCTGGTCGTCGCGGACTCCAGCGCGGGGTCGGGGACCGATCCGGCGAAGGCCGACGGCATGCGGCGGCGGGCCGCCGAGCTGGCCGAGCTCGGGCCGCGCGAGTTCGCCGAGCGGCGCGGCCCCCGGCTCCTCTCGCCGGACGCGCCGCCCGATCTCGTACGCAGGGTCGTCGACACCATGGCCGCCTCGGTGCGGCTGCCCGGCTACGCGTACGCCGCCGAGGCGATGGCCGCCGCCGATCTGCGCACGGAGCTGCCCGCGATCTCCGCGCCCTCCCTCGTCCTCTGCGGCGACCAGGACCGGGTCACCGGCGTCGAGGCCTCGCAGGTCCTCGCCGGGGCCCTGCACAAGACCGCCTACGTGATCGTCAAGGACGCCGGTCACCTGGCCAACCAGGAGCAGCCCGAGCGCTTCAACGCCTGGGTCCTCTCCCACCTCCGCATCACCGACCGCCTTCCCGAGACCGCCCACCTTCCTGAGACCGACCGCCTTCCCGAGCAGGAGTTCACGCCATGCCTCTGA
- a CDS encoding ABC transporter permease, with protein sequence MSVDSALFHSALLALTPILLAALGGAICERAGVFNIGLEGMMLIGCFSAVAGSWFTGSAWLGVLFGALASAAYAMILAVGTITLRGDAVVLGVALNLLAVGLTGFLLRTVFGVQGTFSDPGLAGLDGIDLGFLGPVLSGHSALVYLSWAAVAVAAVFLARHPWGLRLRGVGEAPEAAATLGVSPAKYQYAAVLTSGLLCGLAGAQLALGNVTLFSENMTAGRGWIAVVAVMLGRALPVGVLLAALLFGIAEAVGFRLQGNGLPQQATDAAPYVVTLIALFLTTARRKRRKRPEPLVGATS encoded by the coding sequence ATGTCCGTCGACTCCGCGCTCTTCCATTCGGCGCTCCTGGCCCTCACACCGATCCTGCTCGCCGCGCTCGGCGGCGCGATCTGCGAGCGCGCGGGCGTGTTCAACATCGGCCTGGAAGGCATGATGCTGATCGGCTGCTTCAGCGCGGTCGCGGGCAGTTGGTTCACCGGCAGTGCCTGGCTCGGTGTCCTGTTCGGCGCCCTCGCCTCGGCGGCGTACGCGATGATCCTCGCCGTGGGAACCATCACCCTGCGCGGTGACGCCGTCGTCCTCGGCGTCGCGCTCAATCTGCTCGCGGTCGGCCTGACCGGATTCCTGCTGCGTACGGTGTTCGGCGTGCAGGGCACCTTCTCCGACCCCGGGCTCGCGGGCCTCGACGGCATCGACCTGGGCTTCCTCGGCCCCGTCCTGTCCGGCCACTCCGCCCTCGTGTACCTCTCGTGGGCGGCCGTCGCCGTCGCCGCCGTGTTCCTCGCGCGCCACCCCTGGGGGCTGCGGCTCCGCGGGGTCGGCGAGGCGCCGGAGGCAGCCGCGACGCTGGGGGTGAGCCCGGCGAAGTACCAGTACGCCGCCGTGCTCACCAGCGGCCTGCTGTGCGGGCTCGCGGGCGCTCAACTCGCCCTCGGCAACGTCACGTTGTTCTCGGAGAACATGACGGCGGGCCGCGGCTGGATCGCCGTGGTCGCGGTCATGCTGGGCCGGGCCCTGCCGGTCGGGGTGCTGCTCGCCGCGCTGCTCTTCGGCATCGCGGAGGCGGTCGGCTTCCGGCTGCAGGGCAACGGTCTGCCGCAGCAGGCGACCGACGCCGCCCCCTATGTGGTGACCCTGATCGCCCTCTTCCTGACCACCGCGCGCCGCAAGCGCCGCAAGCGTCCCGAGCCCCTGGTAGGAGCAACCTCATGA
- a CDS encoding aspartate dehydrogenase domain-containing protein, giving the protein MNAIRKVGLVGWGAIGRVVGTALTEHRVPGAELVCVVDNRPLGEAAPAPQLSFDEALERCDLIVEAAGQGVVREWGERVLAAGTDLLIASTGALTDEALAERLLAAGPGRVYFTGGAVGGLDLLQAVRALGPLDEVRLTTTKLPATLEQPWMDAELLARMRTATGPVEVLSGTARDVPVKFPKSTNVAASVALAVGDLDTVRVQVVADPGAHHTRHVVEASGAHGAYRFEVAHLPDPDNPATSQVVPYAVLRSLAALAGRTGQIL; this is encoded by the coding sequence GTGAACGCCATCAGGAAGGTCGGACTCGTCGGCTGGGGCGCCATCGGCCGCGTCGTCGGCACCGCGCTCACCGAACACCGCGTCCCCGGCGCCGAGTTGGTGTGCGTGGTCGACAACCGCCCGCTCGGCGAGGCGGCGCCCGCGCCGCAGCTCTCCTTCGACGAGGCGCTGGAGCGCTGCGATCTGATCGTGGAGGCGGCGGGCCAGGGCGTCGTACGGGAGTGGGGCGAGCGCGTGCTCGCCGCCGGGACCGACCTGCTGATCGCCTCGACCGGCGCGCTCACCGACGAGGCGCTGGCCGAGCGCCTGCTCGCGGCCGGGCCGGGGCGGGTGTACTTCACCGGCGGCGCGGTCGGCGGGCTCGACCTCCTCCAGGCCGTACGCGCCCTGGGCCCCCTCGACGAGGTGCGGCTGACCACCACGAAGCTGCCCGCCACGCTCGAACAGCCGTGGATGGACGCGGAGTTGCTCGCCCGGATGCGGACGGCGACCGGACCGGTCGAGGTGCTTTCGGGGACCGCGCGCGACGTTCCGGTGAAGTTCCCCAAGTCGACGAACGTCGCGGCCTCGGTCGCCCTCGCCGTCGGCGACCTGGACACCGTGCGGGTCCAGGTCGTCGCCGATCCGGGCGCGCACCACACGCGGCACGTCGTCGAGGCGTCCGGCGCGCACGGCGCGTACCGCTTCGAGGTGGCCCATCTGCCGGATCCGGACAACCCCGCGACCAGCCAGGTCGTGCCGTACGCGGTGCTGCGCTCGCTCGCGGCGCTCGCCGGGCGGACGGGGCAGATCCTGTGA